Below is a window of Lacrimispora xylanolytica DNA.
AATAAAATTAAAGCATCTTTTAAAATTTGTCCATATTTCATCTTATCTTTTCTCCCTTCCTAATGGAATCGGGAAAGAAATTTCCTCAATTAACGGTACCAATAGGTTACTAAGGATAATAGCATAAGATACTCCTTCCGGAGATCCTCCAAATAACCGGAATAAGCCGGTTAAAATTCCCAGAAGTATTCCAAATAGTATCTGCCCTTTACTTGTGATTGGACTAGAGGAATAATCTGTTGCCATAAAAAATGCACCAAAGATGACTCCGCCCCCACATAAATGGGCAAGAACATAGCTTATATCCTGCTGTCCGAAAATAAATACAAACAAGGCAAAGGTAATGAGATAAGCTGCTGGAATTCTTAAGGTAATTACCTTGCGAATCAACATATAAACAGCACCGATCAACAGGGCAATTACAGATACTTCCCCCATGGATCCAGGTATTTTTCCAATGAACATGGCGGTTAAATCAACCGATTGTCCCGCTTTTAAAGCAGCAAGTGGAGTTGGGCTTACAACCGCGTCATGGTATGTAAACGTAGTCATCTCCCCTGCAAAAGATATCAGTAGAAAACATCTGGCAGCCAGGGCCGGATTCATAAAATTCTGACCGATGCCGCCGTAAAGCTGCTTTACAACAATTATCGCAAATATACCGCCTAAAAATGGAATCCATAAGGATATGGACGGCGGCATATTAAGTCCAAGAATCATACCCGTGACCAGAGCGCTTCCGTCACTTACCGTAACTGGCCTGTCCATCAGGGATTGATAGACAAATTCACTGAGCACACAGGAGATTACACTGATAAATAAAATAAGTGCTGCTTTTATACCAAACTGGTAAACGCCATATGCAGATGCAGGAATCAAGGCAATTGCAACATCAAACATAATGTTTGGAGTCGTTACCTGGGACCTAGTATGTGGTGATGATGATATCGTTAATGATTGAGTCATTTTTTCTTCCTCCTGACCGCTGTTTCTGCCTCAGACAGCCTTCGATTCATGTTTATGAAGGTCTCAGTAAGCGGGATTCTGGCCGGGCAGATATAGGAACAGCTTCCGCATTCACAGCAATCTGTTCCTTTTAATTTTAAATACCGTTCGGTGTCTGAGTGGACCGCAGCAATTACCATTTGCTGAGGGACGATTCGGCCTGGACAGACACTTACACATCTGGCACAGCGAATACAAGACGTTACAGGATCAAGGGTTCCCTCATCATCTGCCATACAAACTAGTGATGACGTTACCTTCGTAACGGGGATATCTATATCCTCCAGAGCCTTTCCTGTCATCGGGCCACCAGAAATCAGCTTTTTAGGCTCCATTTTAAATCCACCCGAAGCTTCAACCAGCTGTTCATAGCTGCTTCCAATTCTTACATTATAGTTTTGGGGATTTTCAATCGCGTCTCCGGTAACAGTTATGATTCTCCGAATCAGAGGCGTGCTTTCTGCCACCGCGTTGTAAATGGAAATCACGGTGTCAACATTGTCTACAATACAGCCAACCTCCGCAGGAAGCATGTCTGCGCTTACTCTTCTTCCGGTCACACTCTGGATAAGAGTTCGCTCCCAGCCCTGGGGATACTTAGTCGACAACGGACATACGGTGATTCCAGGCTCGTCCTGAACCAGCTCTTTCAGTCTTTTGATTGCTTCCGGCTTGTTATTTTCAATGGCGATGACGCCCTTTGCATGTTCAAACAAACGAAGAATGATACGAAGCCCTTTTATAAGCTTCTCCGGTTCTTCCATCAGCATACGGTAATCCGAAGTGAGGTATGGCTCACATTCTGCTCCATTTACAATGACCGTATCAATTTTGGCGTCATCTCTTGGTGTTAGTTTTACATAGGTAGGAAATCCTGCCCCTCCAAGACCCACAATACCAGATTCTTTTATAATATTCCGGATCTCTTCCTTTGATAAGGCTTCAGGATCCCTTTTTATGCCGAAGGATTCCACAGACTTGTCCTCACCATCATTTTCAATAATGATGGACGGAACCATGGAACCACCTGCTGTTTTTCTTGGTTCAATGCCTTTTACAGTTCCTGATACAGAACTAATAATACAGGCTGAAATAGCGCCATCCATTTCACCAATCTTCTGACCCATTAAAACCTTATCCCCTGTTTCTACCAAAGGTTTTGCGGGAGCACCGATATGCTGGGACAAAGGAAATACCATCTCTCCCTTTGGTTGAAGCAAGACCACCGGTTTATTTTCAGACAATTCTTTTCCTTCATAAGGATGAACGCCGCCTTTAAATGTAGGCAAACCCATCTAACTACCCCTTTCTCTGCAAACACTTTTAATTTCACCAGTATACCATAATTTGTCATTCGAAACAACGAAAAATCTAACGTCAAAAAATGACACTATTGTTCCTATCTTACCATTATATTTTATTTCATACTTATTTTTCTATTCCTTTTTTCTCAAAAACAGTTATTTTCTTTAAAAATTGCGAGCCTGGCATGACGTGAATCATCATTAATTTGTTGATGGGTTATTGATAATTTTTCCTTATTTATGTCCTGTGCTTCCTAACTGGTAAGATTTTTTATGTAACATGACCCAATTTCCATTAAAACAAAAAATCAGGAGCATGGTAAAATTATCTCCATGCTCCTGATGTCAGACAGTCATAACTGTATTAATCCAGTTCTACTGCTCCTGTATAAAGTTGGTAATAACGGCCTTTTTGAGCCAATAAATCCTCATGATCTCCCCGCTCAATGATCTCACCATTTTCCAGCACCATAATGGCATCGGAATTTCGAACGGTTGACAAACGGTGAGCTATGATAAAGGTGGTCCGATCGGCCATCAACCGGTCCATTCCTGTTTCAATATGCTTTTCTGTTCTGGTATCTACAGAACTGGTAGCTTCGTCAAGGATAAGAATCGGTGCCTTCGAAATAGCAGCCCTTGCTATGTTTAAAAGCTGCCTCTGTCCCTGGCTTAAATTTGCTCCATCTCCCTCTAGCACCGTGTCGAAACCGGAGGGAAGCCGCATGATAAAGGAATAAGCGGAAGCTGTTTTTGCAGCTTCGATGACTTCTTCATCGGTGGCATCCAGTCTTCCGTAGCGGATATTTTCCATAACAGTTCCGGTAAATAAATGAGTGTCCTGGAGAACCATGGCAATATTCTGTCGCAGATTCTCCTTTTTTAAATGACGGATATTCTTGCCGTCAATGGTGATTTCACCACCCTGAATATCGTAAAATCGGTTAACCAGATTGGTGATGGTAGTTTTTCCAGCTCCCGTCGATCCTACAAAGGCAATCTTCTGGCCGGGTTTTGCATAAAGACTGATGTCTTTTAGTATCACCTTATCCGGGTTATATCCGAAGGTAACGTTCTTTAACTCTACAAAACCTTTCATTGGCTCCAGAACCTCAGCATCCTTATCATCTTCTGGTTCCGGCTCTTCATCCATGATGGCAAACACACGCTCTGCTCCTGCAAGTGCAGAGAAAACATTGCTGAGCTGCATGGATATTTCATTGATTGGACGGCTGAATTGTCTGGAGAAGGATAAAAATACGGTGAGACCACCCACATCAAAGCCACGGAGCACGCATAAGAGTCCGCCTACGCATGCAGTCAGGGTATAGTTAAGCTGGCTTAAATTTCCCATAACAGGCATAATGACTCCGCCGAAAAACTGAGCATGTATCATGTTATTTCTTAAATCTTCGTTTAAAATTTCAAATTCTTCTTCCGCCACATCCTCATGACAGAACACCTTTACTACCTTCTGGCCGCTGATTGTCTCTTCAATATATCCGTTTACAGCTCCTAAAGAAGCCTGCTGGGCTGAGAAGTATTTCTGGCTCCTCATTGCGATTGCCTTACCCGCATTGATCATAATGGGAACAAGGACAACCGTTACAAGGGTCAGCCAGATATTGGTATATATCATAAGAAGCAGAGTTCCTACAATACTAAGCGCTCCTGAAAAAAGCTGAACCAGGGTAGAGCTTAACATCTGTCCAATGGTATCCACATCGTTGCTGAAACGGCTGATGAGATCACCATTGTTATTGGTGTCATAAAACCGTACCGGCAATGTCTGCATTTTACCAAAAAGATCTTCTCTTATTTTCTGCAATGCATTCTGGGCAACGGTCAGCATAAGCCTGGCCTGTACATAGTTTGCCGCTACACCGATCAGCATCACTGCTGCCATTAACAGAATTCCTCTTAACAGACCTGGTACATCACCTGGGCTTCCATCGGTTGGTGCAATGAACTGATTAATAATAGGCCTTAGCATGTAGGCTCCTGAAAGCTGTGCCAGGGTTCCAACTACAACGGCAAAAAGAGCCGCACCCATTCTGATTTTGAATTCATTTAAATAGGACAGGAGTCGTTTGATGGTTGCTTTTGTATTCTTAGGCGTTCCAGTCTTCATCATTTTTTTCCCGCCCATGCCGCCTTTATGTTTTGCAGGAGGCAGAGAACGTCCATAACGCCGCTTTAAACTTTCAACTCTTTGTGCATTATCCATTTATGCGCCCACCTCCTTTTTCCGGTCTCTCTGGGAAAAGTAAATCTCCTGATATGCCTCACAAGACTTCATTAAGTCATCGTGTGAACCCATGCCAACGATTTCCCCTTCATCTAACACAATTATCTTATCTGCTTTTTCTACGGAACCAATTCTTTGAGCTATAATAAACTTTGTCGTATCCTTTAAAGTAGTCTGAAAGCATTCGCGTATTTTAGCTTCTGTTGCCGTGTCCACTGCAGAGGTGCTGTCATCTAAAATGAGTATTTTAGGTCTTTTTAACAGGGCTCTAGCAATACAAAGCCTTTGTTTTTGTCCGCCGGATACATTGGAGCCGCCTTGCCCAAGATCGGTCTCATAACCATCTTTAAAGTTTGTAATAAACCCGTTGGCCTGGGCGCTTTCAGCCATCTCTATAATATCTTCCATGGTGGCACTCTCGTCTCCCCACCTTAAGTTCTCTTCTATGGTACCTGAGAATAAGACATTCTGCTGTAAAACCATGGCAACACTTTCTCTTAGATTTCTAAGAGAATAATCCTTCACATCGATGCCATCCACCAGTACTTTACCCTCATCAGCGTCATAAAGCCTTGGAATCATCTGCACCAGAGACGTTTTACCGCTTCCTGTGGACCCGATAATACCAATAGTCTCCCCCGGTTCTGCAGTAAAACTTATTTTCTTTAAGACCATATCTTCCTTACCTTTAAGATACTGGAAGCTCACATCCCTAAATTCGACTCTGCCCTCTGTTACGGTAGCAGCTTTATATGCTGCGTCTTCATCAGATAAATCAATCTCTGTACTTAGAACTTCATTGACACGTTTTAAGGATGCCATGGCGCGTGAAGCCTGTAAAAATACCATGGACAGCATCATAAGGGACATTAATATCTGTACAATATAAATTGTAAATGCAGTTAAATCACCTACCGGCATCTTACCTGCAATAATTAAATTTCCCCCATACCAAACAACGGCGATGGTCGTGATATTCATAGCCAGCATCATGACCGGAAAAGCTGTAATTACAACCTGCATGGCTGCAAGGCTGCCTTCCTTTAAATCCCGGTTGGTATCGCTGAATTTTTCTTTTTCAAAATCTTCCCGAACAAATGATTTGATGACCCGGACATTGGTAAGGGCTTCCTGTACACCAGAATTTAACCGGTCGATTTTCTTTTGCATTGCCTGGAAGCGGGGATATGCCACTGTTAATATAATGGCAATCGCAATCAAAAGAAGGGGAATTACCACAAGCAGTATCATCACCAGCTGACGGTTCATTAAATATGCCATAATCAGACCGCCGATCAGCATACCAGGTGCACGAAACAAAAGACGAAGGCTCATCATGATTACATTCTGTATCTGCTGAATGTCATTGGTCAACCTGGTAATCAGTGATCCTGTGCTGAAATCATCAATATTCTTAAAGGAAAACTGCTGGACCTTATGAAAGATGTCCCTTCTCAAATCCGTACTAAAGCTAATGGAGGCCTTAGCAGAAAAATAAGCTCCTCCGATTCCTCCCAAAGCCATCACTGCCGCAATACCTACCATGATGGCTCCTGCCCGCATGATATAACCGATATCCCTGCCGGCAACCCCATTGTTGATGATCATAGAAGTGAGCTTAGGAAGTATAATTTCTCCCAAGACCTCTGTAAGCATCAAGATGGGAGCCAGTATAAATGCCGCAAGATAGGGTTTTATATATTTCCAATATTTCTTCAAGCAATCAATCCTCTCTTTCTGTCATATCCTTATCCATAGGAATTTCAGTTAAATTTTTGTAAATTCGATTCATAAATTGTTCCATGACAGTCAATTCATCTTCTGAAAAATCATGAAACATCTGGGACTCTACGTTCTTAAAAAATTCTCTGCTGATCTTGACCATATGCCTGCCTTCTTCTGTCAGGCAAAGTTTGTTGATACGATTATCATTCTGATCAACAATCCGGGTAATATATCCTCCCTTTTCCAACTTCTTTACTGTCACCGCTATGGTGGCAGTTGATACATACAGGCGCTCGGCCAGCTCCTTTTGTGATAGATTGGTATGGTCTGCCAGTATCATTAATATCTGATGCTGGCTGCGATATACACCGGTATATTTTAAACGCATCTCCAGAATGCAGCGGTGCAGTTTCATGATCTTCATATAGCTGTGCATTACACTTCTCCGCTTGGAATGAGGGTTTTCGATGTGTTCGTCCTCAGTTCCGCCTACTGGTTTCATTTGATCCTCCCCTTTCCGTTAGCTGATTAATAATTAGCTAATTAACTATATCAGAGTATAGCACTGTCTATATTTATTTGCAACTGTTTATTTACTGGAAAATAAATGAAAATTTTTATCAGTTTTTGTCACTATTACCTATATAGAGTCATTCTGACTTGCCATAGATCTATCATTCCCAGAATTTTAAAGTATGATGTTATTAAGTCATTTGGATGTTTTAAGAATTTCCTATAAAGACATGATTTTGAAACATTTGAAAGAACAAATGATATGTATGCCTTGTCCTGCTTATTTATAGAATCACAAAAATAAAAGGGGAATGTACGGTCATCCTGAAAGATAAACATACTATTCCCCTTTTAATAGTTTTAATGCCTCTATTTCTGTAATCACTTCATAGCAGTCGAATTCCGGAGCATCCGGATAAAAGTATCCAAGGGAGAGGCCGCGTCTAACCCATGAGCCTTGCTCATAACCAAAGAACTGCCTTCCTTCCTGCTTAATTACAGTTCCCTGGTTTTCATAATCGGTCAATTTCAAAAATCTGATTTCATTCATGAGTTTTCACCTTTTCTATGCCCTTCGGAATTTCCATAGAATCAGAGAGTTCAAACATCTTGTCACCCAATTCTATGTACTCTTTACTGCTTACATCTCTCATAGGCCTTTGTTTTTCGTATAGTTCATGCATCTTCCCATTTTTTATCTCAAAACTCTCAGGAGTGTGGTACTGGAGTTCAAA
It encodes the following:
- a CDS encoding RnfABCDGE type electron transport complex subunit D, whose protein sequence is MTQSLTISSSPHTRSQVTTPNIMFDVAIALIPASAYGVYQFGIKAALILFISVISCVLSEFVYQSLMDRPVTVSDGSALVTGMILGLNMPPSISLWIPFLGGIFAIIVVKQLYGGIGQNFMNPALAARCFLLISFAGEMTTFTYHDAVVSPTPLAALKAGQSVDLTAMFIGKIPGSMGEVSVIALLIGAVYMLIRKVITLRIPAAYLITFALFVFIFGQQDISYVLAHLCGGGVIFGAFFMATDYSSSPITSKGQILFGILLGILTGLFRLFGGSPEGVSYAIILSNLLVPLIEEISFPIPLGREKR
- the rsxC gene encoding electron transport complex subunit RsxC, with the protein product MGLPTFKGGVHPYEGKELSENKPVVLLQPKGEMVFPLSQHIGAPAKPLVETGDKVLMGQKIGEMDGAISACIISSVSGTVKGIEPRKTAGGSMVPSIIIENDGEDKSVESFGIKRDPEALSKEEIRNIIKESGIVGLGGAGFPTYVKLTPRDDAKIDTVIVNGAECEPYLTSDYRMLMEEPEKLIKGLRIILRLFEHAKGVIAIENNKPEAIKRLKELVQDEPGITVCPLSTKYPQGWERTLIQSVTGRRVSADMLPAEVGCIVDNVDTVISIYNAVAESTPLIRRIITVTGDAIENPQNYNVRIGSSYEQLVEASGGFKMEPKKLISGGPMTGKALEDIDIPVTKVTSSLVCMADDEGTLDPVTSCIRCARCVSVCPGRIVPQQMVIAAVHSDTERYLKLKGTDCCECGSCSYICPARIPLTETFINMNRRLSEAETAVRRKKK
- a CDS encoding ABC transporter ATP-binding protein, with protein sequence MDNAQRVESLKRRYGRSLPPAKHKGGMGGKKMMKTGTPKNTKATIKRLLSYLNEFKIRMGAALFAVVVGTLAQLSGAYMLRPIINQFIAPTDGSPGDVPGLLRGILLMAAVMLIGVAANYVQARLMLTVAQNALQKIREDLFGKMQTLPVRFYDTNNNGDLISRFSNDVDTIGQMLSSTLVQLFSGALSIVGTLLLMIYTNIWLTLVTVVLVPIMINAGKAIAMRSQKYFSAQQASLGAVNGYIEETISGQKVVKVFCHEDVAEEEFEILNEDLRNNMIHAQFFGGVIMPVMGNLSQLNYTLTACVGGLLCVLRGFDVGGLTVFLSFSRQFSRPINEISMQLSNVFSALAGAERVFAIMDEEPEPEDDKDAEVLEPMKGFVELKNVTFGYNPDKVILKDISLYAKPGQKIAFVGSTGAGKTTITNLVNRFYDIQGGEITIDGKNIRHLKKENLRQNIAMVLQDTHLFTGTVMENIRYGRLDATDEEVIEAAKTASAYSFIMRLPSGFDTVLEGDGANLSQGQRQLLNIARAAISKAPILILDEATSSVDTRTEKHIETGMDRLMADRTTFIIAHRLSTVRNSDAIMVLENGEIIERGDHEDLLAQKGRYYQLYTGAVELD
- a CDS encoding ABC transporter ATP-binding protein, whose product is MKKYWKYIKPYLAAFILAPILMLTEVLGEIILPKLTSMIINNGVAGRDIGYIMRAGAIMVGIAAVMALGGIGGAYFSAKASISFSTDLRRDIFHKVQQFSFKNIDDFSTGSLITRLTNDIQQIQNVIMMSLRLLFRAPGMLIGGLIMAYLMNRQLVMILLVVIPLLLIAIAIILTVAYPRFQAMQKKIDRLNSGVQEALTNVRVIKSFVREDFEKEKFSDTNRDLKEGSLAAMQVVITAFPVMMLAMNITTIAVVWYGGNLIIAGKMPVGDLTAFTIYIVQILMSLMMLSMVFLQASRAMASLKRVNEVLSTEIDLSDEDAAYKAATVTEGRVEFRDVSFQYLKGKEDMVLKKISFTAEPGETIGIIGSTGSGKTSLVQMIPRLYDADEGKVLVDGIDVKDYSLRNLRESVAMVLQQNVLFSGTIEENLRWGDESATMEDIIEMAESAQANGFITNFKDGYETDLGQGGSNVSGGQKQRLCIARALLKRPKILILDDSTSAVDTATEAKIRECFQTTLKDTTKFIIAQRIGSVEKADKIIVLDEGEIVGMGSHDDLMKSCEAYQEIYFSQRDRKKEVGA
- a CDS encoding MarR family winged helix-turn-helix transcriptional regulator, whose amino-acid sequence is MKPVGGTEDEHIENPHSKRRSVMHSYMKIMKLHRCILEMRLKYTGVYRSQHQILMILADHTNLSQKELAERLYVSTATIAVTVKKLEKGGYITRIVDQNDNRINKLCLTEEGRHMVKISREFFKNVESQMFHDFSEDELTVMEQFMNRIYKNLTEIPMDKDMTERED